A stretch of the Takifugu flavidus isolate HTHZ2018 chromosome 1, ASM371156v2, whole genome shotgun sequence genome encodes the following:
- the LOC130523322 gene encoding gamma-crystallin M3-like, producing MTMGKIIFYEDRNFQGRSYETSSDCADMSSYLSRCHSCRVESGCFMVYDRTNYMGNQFFVRRGEYSDYQHMGMSDCIRSCRMIPMHRGQFRMKIYERENFSGQMNELTDDCDNMQDRYRMSDCLSSQVMDGHWLLYEQPHFRGRMMYLRPGEYRSFRDLGINGMRIQSMRRIMDSCY from the exons ATCATCTTTTATGAGGACAGGAACTTCCAGGGTCGTTCCTATGAGACCAGCAGCGATTGTGCTGACATGTCCTCCTACCTGAGCAGGTGTCACTCTTGCAGGGTGGAGAGCGGCTGCTTCATGGTCTACGATCGCACTAACTACATGGGAAACCAGTTCTTTGTCAGGAGGGGAGAGTACTCTGACTATCAGCATATGGGCATGAGTGACTGCATCAGGTCTTGTCGCATGATCCCCATG CACAGAGGCCAGTTCAGGATGAAGATCTATGAGAGGGAGAACTTCAGTGGTCAGATGAACGAGCTGACTGACGACTGTGACAACATGCAGGACCGCTACCGTATGTCTGACTGCCTGTCCTCCCAGGTGATGGACGGCCACTGGCTGCTGTATGAGCAGCCTCACTTCAGAGGCAGGATGATGTACCTGAGGCCTGGGGAGTACAGGAGCTTCAGAGATCTGGGCATCAATGGCATGAGGATCCAGAGCATGAGGCGCATCATGGATTCCTGTTATTAG